From Penicillium psychrofluorescens genome assembly, chromosome: 1, one genomic window encodes:
- a CDS encoding uncharacterized protein (ID:PFLUO_001133-T1.cds;~source:funannotate) — protein MGSVEDSENAFDYIVCGGGTTGCVVAGRLAENPDVRILLLEAGPHNKDLENVHMTGGWSNLFDSETDWNVITPPMSGIDNRQVKLSRGRFLGGCSGCNGTLCIRGCRQDYEDWGLDGWSGDEFFEYMKKAETFHPKDWFKAEKDSHGYTGPLHIEPHDLAPISQLVMDSFVSHGLPLNHDMFSTGAVSHGCGHVPRTVYQGTRTTGADFVTNKNHSGNITIATDSIVDKVIFTREADETQATGVVVKSSDGSSKTYYARKEIVVSGGAYCSPAILLRSGIGPREELEKHNIPCTVDSPGVGKNLMDHIIVFIFYETEKPGLTNDHHVYHDNNFTKTYAEWKEQKAGFLSTFPFGSFAFARLDSRLSDSDLWTTSPRAPGRDPMGLTPSQPNIEFFTTECYGGPKQFDKFPINNKHAFSMIAELFAPKSRGSVTLNSKDAMENPIVDCNYLDDPLDLLVISEACRFGNEIVMNGKGTKDVVKGSWPANLTHHTYKTREEWVPYVKEHATTCYHAAGTCAMGRDDNKMAVLDEKLRVKGVARLRVADCSVMPALHGGHTQMPAYGIGEKCADLIKETW, from the exons ATGGGCTCTGTGGAAGACTCTGAGAATGCATTTGACTATATTGTCTGCGG GGGCGGCACAACCGGCTGCGTCGTTGCTGGACGACTGGCCGAGAACCCAGATGTCAGGATCTTGCTTCTCGAAGCGGGGCCTCATAATAAAGATCTTGAGAATGTCCATATGACAGGCGG ATGGTCGAATTTATTCGACTCCGAAACAGACTGGAATGTAATCACGCCGCCCATGAGTGGTATCGATAACCGCCAGGTAAAACTCAGCAGAGGCCGCTTCCTAGGAGGATGCAGCGGGTGTAACGGTACGCTCTGCATCCGCGGCTGTCGACAGGATTATGAGGATTGGGGCCTGGACGGATGGAGTGGCGATGAGTTCTTTGAGTATATGAAAAAG GCGGAGACGTTCCATCCCAAGGACTGGTTCAAAGCAGAAAAAGACAGCCATGGTTACACCGGCCCTCTCCACATTGAGCCGCATGACCTGGCACCCATATCGCAGCTGGTGATGGATTCATTCGTCTCACACGGTCTGCCTTTGAATCATGATATGTTCAGCACGGGAGCCGTTTCGCATGGCTGTGGCCATGTTCCTCGTACGGTGTACCAGGGGACCCGCACGACCGGCGCTGATTTCGTGACGAACAAGAATCATAGCGGGAACATCACCATCGCAACTGACTCGATTGTGGACAAGGTCATCTTTACGCGTGAGGCGGACGAGACTCAGGCTACTGGTGTGGTGGTCAAGAGCTCTGACGGCAGTTCCAAGACATACTATGCCCGCAAGGAGATTGTTGTTTCTGGTGGAGCATATTGCAGCCCTGCTATTTTGCTCCGGTCAGGTATCGGGCCCAGAGAAGAGCTTGAGAAGCACAACATCCCATGCACAGTGGATTCACCAGGTGTAGGAAAAAACCTGATGGACCATATA ATCGTCTTCATATTCTACGAAACAGAGAAGCCGGGCCTAACAAACGATCATCACGTCTACCACGACAATAACTTCACAAAAACATACGCAGAAtggaaagaacagaaagcAGGCTTTCTATCCACATTCCCCTTCGGCTCCTTCGCATTCGCACGACTAGACTCCCGCCTCTCCGACTCAGACCTCTGGACCACATCTCCGCGCGCACCAGGCCGAGACCCCATGGGTCTAACACCCAGCCAACCCAACATCGAATTCTTCACGACAGAATGCTACGGTGGCCCAAAACAGTTCGATAAATTCCCGATAAATAACAAGCATGCCTTCTCCATGATTGCGGAGCTGTTCGCGCCGAAGTCTAGAGGAAGCGTTACTCTAAACTCGAAAGATGCGATGGAGAACCCTATTGTGGATTGTAATTACCTGGACGATCCGCTCGATCTATTGGTTATCAGTGAGGCGTGCAGGTTTGGAAATGAGATTGTGATGAATGGGAAGGGCACGAAGGATGTTGTCAAGGGGTCTTGGCCAGCGAATTTGACGCATCATACCTATAAGACGAGGGAGGAATGGGTCCCTTATGTTAAGGAGCATGCTACTACTT GTTACCATGCGGCTGGGACATGTGCTATGGGGAGAGACGATAATAAAATGGCTGTTTTGGATGAGAAGTTGAGGGTTAAAGGTGTTGCCAGGCTGAGGGTTGCGGATTGCAGTGTTATGCCTGCGCTGCATGGAGGGCATACGCAGATGCCGGCCTATGGGATTGGAGAGAAGTGTGCAGATCTAATTAAAGAGACTTGGTAA
- a CDS encoding uncharacterized protein (ID:PFLUO_001136-T1.cds;~source:funannotate), with the protein MTVRNHGIASSRSKSRKAHFSAPSSQRRVLMSAPLSTELRQEKNVRSIPIRVGDYVTITRGSQKGREGKVTSSYRLKFVIYVEKVSRDKSNGQSIPIPIAPSNVVITKLHMDKDREDILGRIAKGRETVQSKSA; encoded by the exons ATGACTGTTCGCAACCACG GTATCGCCTCTTCGCGGAGCAAGTCCCGCAAG GCACACTTCTCTGCGCCCTCCAGCCAGCGTCGGGTTTTGATGTCGGCTCCCCTCTCCACGGAACTGCGCCAGGAGAAGAAC GTCCGCTCCATCCCCATCCGTGTCGGCGACTACGTTACGATCACCCGCGGATCCCAGAAGGGCCGTGAAGGCAAGGTCACTTCGTCCTACCGTCTCAAGTTCGTCATCTACGTCGAGAAGGTTTCCCGCGACAAGAGCAACGGCCAGagcatccccatccccatcgccccCTCCAACGTTGTCATCACCAAGCTCCACATGGACAAGGACCGCGAGGACATCCTCGGCCGGATCGCCAAGGGCCGTGAGACCGTCCAGAGCAAGTCGGCTTAA
- a CDS encoding uncharacterized protein (ID:PFLUO_001134-T1.cds;~source:funannotate) — MSTSKLPCIPSLRRQQLHLEFASLKHAPPPGVYVSLATGDPTLWNGVIFVRSGPYASAILRFQIRFPDTYPDLPPLVTFATDVFHPLIVPLTTYTFSTNSTSDNPVSATDEERLPPGGFSLRHGFPHWFGRARRSGFTSQASSRNVSGNNAADPTSATKDSNPEEEREDKHEQRVAAVPSLDQFAQPKKIVPVSEILEYMRSTFDDEDVLDSLPADAAGNPGAWHAWKAHRGDSTGPEGLKRGDPQARQPGDWHWDGIWARRVQREIENSYSDPMLFGNAGRGGDEAIRFSRLDEETLQSVKEEAAAMVEGSA; from the exons ATGTCGACCTCCAAATTGCCCTGCATTCCTTCCCTTCGAcggcagcagcttcatcTGGAATT TGCCAGCCTGAAGcatgcaccaccaccgggcgTCTACGTGAGCCTGGCAACCGGCGACCCCACGCTCTGGAATGGTGTCATCTTCGTCCGCTCCG GTCCCTATGCCTCCGCCATCCTTCGCTTCCAAATCCGCTTCCCGGATACATACCCCGACCTACCGCCACTAGTCACCTTTGCGACGGATGTCTTTCACCCATTGATCGTACCCCTGACCACCTACACTTTCAGCACCAACTCCACAAGCGACAACCCAGTCAGTGCAACAGATGAGGAGCGACTACCGCCGGGAGGGTTCAGTCTTCGTCATGGGTTTCCACACTGGTTCGGGAGAGCGCGGCGGAGCGGCTTTACATCCCAGGCGTCATCGCGAAATGTAAGCGGAAATAACGCCGCTGATCCAACATCAGCCACAAAGGACTCGAaccccgaagaagagagagaagataAACACGAGCAGCGCGTTGCGGCCGTGCCGTCACTTGATCAATTTGCCCAACCAAAGAAGATCGTGCCCGTCTCCGAGATTCTCGAGTATATGCGCTCGACAttcgacgacgaagatgttTTGGACTCCTTGCCGGCCGATGCTGCTGGGAACCCTGGCGCATGGCACGCGTGGAAGGCGCATCGTGGGGACAGCACTGGGCCGGAGGGTTTAAAACGAGGAGACCCGCAGGCTCGACAGCCGGGAGACTGGCATTGGGATGGGATCTGGGCTCGACGGGTACAGCGTGAGATTGAGAATAGCTACTCGGACCCTATGCTGTTTGGGAATGCCGGTCGTGGGGGTGATGAAGCG ATACGGTTTTCGCggctggacgaggagacgCTCCAGTCCGTCAAGGAGGAAGCGGCGGCGATGGTAGAAGGCAGTGCTTAA
- a CDS encoding uncharacterized protein (ID:PFLUO_001139-T1.cds;~source:funannotate), translating to MKISLGSWFLVVALCLAQWASAATKNFAITLTWENRTVAGITRPMIHTNGQFPAPQLSLNQGDRVEFYIQNNCPFSVTVHFHEILATGIEQRGTPWSDGTPGVSQRPIEQGGSFLYQWNADQYGAYFYHAHHRGQIDDGFYGPIYITPASSVERPFDLISNSSTDLKAMMEAEKNTSPIMLSDWKRYTSEQIWSSEEASGVDALCVNALLINGLGSVNCFSQAELAAFVNETGLQSFLGNETLTDLGCLPPDLVAAQGAFPHNYSALLPGMFYGCVPTEASHALFNVNPAAQYVSWDLTSSAGVLEMIFSVDEHEVYVYAIDGRYIEPQVADAVIVPNANRYSVMVPLNKPAGDYTIRVASASANQVVNVTATMHYEAANKLNRPSNPWITPAGINATEETILFDESHVVPFPVVVPSTDVAATYFLDIGQTNASYVWKLANQSFNIEYEESQPLLFNESSIPSDLYIRTKNNTWIDFILQVTTVGQPRHPIHKHSNKHFVIGQGNGTFNYSSVAEAMQFIPDSFNLKTPQYRDTSPTPLPVNEPTWLAIRYQVVNPGAFFMHCHIQMHQSGGMALAILDGVDHWPIIPLEYRLDEAEAS from the exons ATGAAGATCTCTTTGGGCAGTTGGTTTCTGGTCGTGGCCTTGTGCCTTGCACAATGGGCATCTGCCGCTACCAAGAACTTTGCCATCACCCTGACATGGGAAAATCGAACTGTTGCGGGCATCACTAGGCCGATGATCCATACCAATGGTCAATTTCCTGCTCCACAATTGTCTTTGAACCAGGGTGACCGTGTCGAGTTTTATATTCAAAATAACTGCCCATTCTCGGTGACTGTGCATTTCCACG AAATCCTCGCTACAGGAATCGAGCAGCGTGGCACACCGTGGTCGGACGGCACCCCGGGTGTGTCCCAGAGACCAATTGAACAAGGCGGCTCATTCCTCTACCAATGGAACGCAGATCAGTACGGTGCTTATTTCTACCATGCCCACCACCGCGGCCAGATTGATGATGGGTTTTATGGACCCATTTATATCACCCCGGCCAGTTCGGTAGAGAGGCCATTTGATCTTATCAGCAATAGCTCGACTGACCTCAAGGCTATGATGGAGGCGGAAAAGAACACATCACCAATCATGCTGTCTGATTGGAAACGATATACATCAGAGCAAATCTGGAGTTCCGAAGAAGCCTCTGGAGTTGATGCACTCTGTGTAAATGCGCTTTTGATTAATGGGCTGGGGTCCGTGAACTGCTTCTCGCAGGCCGAACTTGCTGCCTTCGTCAACGAAACGGGACTACAATCGTTTCTGGGGAACGAGACCTTGACAGACCTGGG CTGTCTACCTCCTGATCTTGTCGCCGCACAAGGCGCTTTCCCTCACAACTATAGTGCTCTTCTACCAGGCATGTTTTATGGATGTGTACCTACTGAGGCATCTCATGCGCTGTTCAATGTCAACCCAGCTGCTCAGTATGTAAGCTGGGACTTGACCAGCTCTGCCGGTGTCCTGGAGATGATTTTCTCCGTGGACGAGCACGAGGTGTACGTCTACGCCATCGACGGACGCTACATCGAGCCCCAGGTTGCCGACGCCGTCATCGTCCCCAACGCCAACAGATACTCAGTGATGGTTCCACTGAACAAACCAGCGGGCGACTACACAATACGGGTGGCCAGCGCAAGCGCGAACCAGGTTGTCAATGTCACAGCGACAATGCACTACGAGGCCGCAAACAAACTGAACCGGCCGTCCAACCCGTGGATCACACCTGCAGGCATAAATGCCACCGAGGAGACAATTCTCTTCGATGAAAGCCATGTCGTGCCTTTCCCGGTCGTCGTGCCTTCCACCGACGTCGCTGCAACTTacttcctcgacatcggccAGACCAACGCCTCATACGTCTGGAAACTGGCCAATCAATCCTTCAATATAGAATACGAAGAGTCACAGCCCCTTCTCTTCAACGAGTCCTCCATCCCATCCGATCTGTACATCCGCACCAAGAACAACACCTGGATCGACTTTATTCTACAGGTCACCACAGTTGGCCAGCCACGCCATCCAATCCACAAGCATTCCAACAAACACTTCGTCATCGGCCAGGGCAATGGTACTTTCAATTACTCGTCAGTTGCGGAGGCGATGCAGTTTATCCCAGACTCCTTTAATCTCAAGACTCCGCAGTACAGAGATACATCCCCCACGCCTCTCCCTGTGAATGAGCCCACCTGGTTGGCTATTAGGTACCAGGTTGTTAACCCGGGGGCGTTTTTTATGCATTGCCACATCCAGATGCATCAGAGTGGAGGTATGGCCCTGGCGATTTTGGATGGGGTTGATCACTGGCCTATTATTCCTTTGGAGTATAGGCTGGATGAAGCTGAAGCCTCTTGA
- a CDS encoding uncharacterized protein (ID:PFLUO_001138-T1.cds;~source:funannotate) — MEYFDFEGASSAHGSSNHQDDDVASVDIEFDDADEREANFDALLEDQPLGFPNDPLAPAAFTQPAQPDTAVHPMGRAEEPCDFCRRMGFDCFMMNRGVMQNGCTCCISLYRECSFTHTKTRGRFLDTLHTVSENVSTETGGLTGKRALKSVSYGSRADDPDARSRKSNARLSRRAVNVLKSWVRDHNENPYPTEQEKDNLKENTGLTRTQISNWLANARRRGKVRSGTNSPVPGAVDIPNTHPVDVSLMTPMERWEYSPPEHEPAAISDISRALANPPFESPRANGHVRHPRSSTNDSSHASSEHKIHSASASSLETSHSSLSDFSFASAFSHRSSRGSFNSMDRKERRRRRKASGPVNTFNQHKAKAVRPYQCTFCTDSFPAKYDWQRHEKSMHLVLEKWTCSPHGGIVNDNGTSRCVFCLMANPDGQHLETHDYMSCQEKTIQERTFYRKDHLNQHLRLMHNAKFQSPMETWRSTINDIKSRCGFCGCSFNTWKDRVDHLASHFKNGALMAQWQGDWGFERAIMHRVENAIPPYMIDYEWRSLDPWTTVQAQEDGSTPNLSVPSDANCYMRLSRELSEYIHNQVAQGVRPTDQMLQTEARRVIYGSDDPWNQTCADNGLWLGVLKRDTGLDTSMDINDINFADLGMQPPYALQGGLHATPQDSNILARAVCQGSFNTSGVSSPSIKSPTYPGTGFSPAVRSGAGSLSGSYAGSTGVISAGAETSLSTDWGSSFPTQPSSAPGEGPADPLVQMGFDPAFLQRLNDNYSKINLDDVADLQSDGAQRFNDDVEGQE, encoded by the coding sequence atGGAGTACTTCGATTTTGAAGGCGCCTCGTCTGCGCATGGCTCTTCGAACCACCAGGACGACGATGTCGCCTCGGTTGATATTGAGTTTGATGATGCTGACGAGCGCGAGGCCAATTTCGACGCCCTGCTCGAGGATCAGCCCCTGGGATTCCCCAATGACCCGCTCGCCCCAGCTGCGTTCACCCAGCCGGCCCAGCCCGACACCGCAGTTCACCCGATGGGTCGTGCCGAGGAGCCCTGTGACTTCTGTCGGCGTATGGGCTTCGACTGCTTTATGATGAATCGCGGTGTGATGCAGAATGGGTGCACGTGCTGTATCTCTCTCTACCGCGAGTGCAGCTTCACGCACACCAAAACCCGTGGAAGGTTCCTGGACACCTTACATACGGTGTCCGAGAACGTCTCCACGGAGACGGGCGGCTTGACGGGGAAGAGAGCACTTAAATCCGTTTCCTACGGCTCCCGTGCTGATGACCCGGATGCTCGCTCTCGAAAGAGCAACGCCCGCCTGTCTCGTCGGGCCGTGAATGTGCTGAAGAGCTGGGTCCGGGACCACAACGAGAACCCCTATCCCACCGAGCAGGAAAAGGACAACTTGAAGGAAAATACCGGCTTGACCAGAACACAGATCTCCAATTGGCTCGCCAACGCCCGACGACGCGGCAAAGTGCGCTCTGGGACCAATTCGCCCGTGCCTGGTGCCGTCGACATCCCCAACACACACCCCGTCGATGTGTCGCTCATGACACCCATGGAACGTTGGGAGTACTCGCCCCCTGAGCACGAACCGGCCGCAATCAGTGATATTAGTCGCGCTCTGGCCAATCCACCCTTCGAATCCCCTCGAGCAAACGGTCACGTGAGGCACCCCCGATCGAGTACCAATGACTCAAGCCATGCGAGCTCCGAACATAAGATCCACTCCGCATCGGCTAGCAGCCTGGAGACTAGTCACTCTTCCCTCTCCGACTTCTCTTTTGCTTCTGCCTTCTCCCATCGATCCTCCCGGGGGTCGTTCAACTCAATGGATCGAAAAGAACGTCGTCGCCGCCGCAAAGCATCGGGGCCTGTCAATACATTCAATCAACACAAAGCTAAAGCAGTCCGTCCATATCAATGCACCTTCTGCACCGACTCCTTCCCTGCCAAGTATGACTGGCAGCGGCATGAAAAATCCATGCACCTCGTCCTCGAAAAATGGACCTGTTCGCCTCACGGAGGTATAGTCAATGACAATGGCACGTCTCGCTGTGTATTCTGCCTGATGGCTAACCCTGACGGCCAACACCTGGAAACCCACGACTATATGAGTTGTCAGGAGAAGACCATTCAAGAGAGGACCTTCTACCGGAAGGATCATCTCAATCAGCATCTCCGTCTGATGCACAATGCCAAGTTTCAGTCTCCCATGGAGACATGGCGAAGTACCATTAACGACATCAAGTCTCGCTGTGGCTTCTGTGGGTGCTCCTTCAACACCTGGAAAGACCGAGTAGATCACTTGGCTAGCCACTTCAAGAACGGAGCCCTCATGGCTCAATGGCAAGGAGACTGGGGATTTGAGCGTGCAATCATGCACCGCGTGGAGAATGCAATTCCACCGTACATGATTGACTATGAATGGCGTTCCCTGGATCCCTGGACCACCGttcaggcccaggaggaTGGCTCGACGCCGAATCTTAGTGTCCCGAGCGACGCCAATTGCTATATGAGACTGTCACGAGAGCTCTCCGAGTACATTCATAACCAAGTTGCCCAGGGAGTCCGTCCCACCGACCAGATGTTACAAACAGAAGCTCGCCGAGTCATCTATGGAAGTGATGACCCCTGGAACCAAACCTGCGCCGACAATGGGCTGTGGCTGGGTGTACTCAAGCGGGATACTGGACTAGATACGAGCATGGATATCAACGACATCAACTTTGCCGACCTGGGCATGCAACCACCCTATGCACTCCAAGGCGGACTGCATGCTACGCCGCAGGACAGCAACATTCTTGCTCGAGCAGTATGCCAAGGCTCGTTTAATACCTCTGGCGTATCTAGCCCCAGCATCAAAAGCCCTACTTATCCCGGAACGGGATTTTCGCCTGCTGTTCGCAGCGGGGCAGGCAGTCTTTCAGGGAGTTACGCCGGGAGTACCGGGGTGATCTCAGCCGGAGCTGAGACTTCATTGTCGACAGATTGGGGCAGCAGCTTCCCCACTCAACCCTCCTCAGCACCCGGTGAAGGGCCAGCTGACCCGTTGGTGCAAATGGGATTCGACCCGGCATTCCTGCAGCGCTTAAACGACAACTACAGCAAGATTAATCTTGATGACGTGGCGGACTTACAATCCGACGGGGCGCAGAGGTTCAATGACGACGTTGAGGGTCAGGAATAG
- a CDS encoding uncharacterized protein (ID:PFLUO_001135-T1.cds;~source:funannotate), whose product MRFEIGTAAAIAAAWAPLVNAAPQGAEPAAPNNFWEARGREGSYTFTSMTSTRYATPLPRTKPVTTYMPAASMSAIMPSGVKTTTWNKNDASASDWNNPYGQAEWNRRWATFMPNVSISTASITTTVQPTPVPSSSLIMPPPAGFSYSDGAKAKDYTFPKDFIVGAASSANQIEGAIQDEGRTPSVLDYFNFLPQASDYITDWNYYLYKEDIARLAAMGIPYYSFSISWTRILPFAAAGTPVNKEGIDHYNDLINTCLEYGVKPIVTIVHADEPYEFIMDGGNVSRAYFSTNSGAANNTFVDSYVYYSSILFSHFADRVPIWITINEPFYESGNLEGMYNFLEAHTQVYDLYKSMGGKGMMSYKNADNFGVPLDINNKDDIAATNRYQDYLLGIMSNPTWLGKDVPESVTSTCTNESRPLSPETLARYKGKSDFYAVDPYTATFVFPPDGGIDACAKDPNHSLWPNCVNTTSISENNWEIGFYSNDYPYLTPKYFRAFMNYIWETYQPKAIVVSEFGFPVYAESTAPLASQLNDLPRSLYYDAFLTEILNCIHEDGINIIGAIGWSMLDNWEFGSYDQHFGMQVVDRSTLKRYYKRSFFDFIDFFHSHGL is encoded by the coding sequence ATGCGATTCGAGATTGGCACCGCTGCAGCTATCGCGGCTGCGTGGGCGCCGCTGGTCAATGCTGCTCCGCAGGGTGCAGAGCCAGCTGCGCCCAATAATTTCTGGGAAGCTCGTGGCCGGGAGGGTTCGTACACATTCAcgtcgatgacatcgacGCGCTATGCGACGCCTTTGCCGCGCACCAAGCCGGTGACGACCTATATGCCGGCCGCATCTATGTCGGCCATTATGCCCTCAGGCGTGAAGACCACCACCTGGAATAAGAACGACGCAAGTGCCTCTGACTGGAACAACCCTTACGGCCAGGCAGAGTGGAATCGCCGCTGGGCCACCTTCATGCCCAACGTGTCCATCTCCACCGCAAGTATCACGACCACGGTGCAGCCCACTCCGGtgccatcgtcctcgttgatcatgccgccgccagctGGCTTTTCGTATAGCGACGGGGCCAAGGCAAAGGACTACACTTTCCCCAAGGACTTTATTGTCGGTGCCGCTTCATCAGCCAACCAGATTGAGGGCGCCATCCAGGACGAGGGCCGTACGCCCAGTGTGCTGGATTACTTCAACTTCCTCCCCCAGGCTTCGGACTACATCACCGACTGGAACTACTACCTATACAAGGAGGACATCGCGCGACTGGCCGCCATGGGTATCCCATACTACTCCTTTTCCATCTCTTGGACTCGTATTCTTCCGTTTGCTGCGGCCGGTACGCCTGTCAACAAGGAGGGCATTGACCACTACAACGATCTGATCAACACCTGTCTCGAGTACGGTGTCAAGCCCATTGTCACTATTGTGCATGCCGATGAGCCTTACGAGTTCATCATGGACGGTGGAAATGTGTCGAGAGCCTACTTCTCTACCAATTCCGGTGCCGCCAATAACACGTTTGTCGATTCCTATGTTTACTACTCGAGCATCCTATTCTCCCACTTTGCAGACCGTGTGCCCATTTGGATCACCATCAACGAGCCCTTCTACGAGTCGGGCAACCTGGAGGGCATGTACAACTTCCTCGAGGCACACACCCAGGTGTACGACCTGTACAAGTCAATGGGCGGCAAGGGAATGATGTCTTACAAGAACGCCGACAACTTCGGTGTGCCGCTGGACATCAACAACAAGGATGATATCGCCGCTACGAATCGGTATCAGGACTACTTGCTCGGCATCATGTCCAACCCGACCTGGCTCGGCAAGGATGTGCCAGAGAGCGTTACGTCGACCTGCACCAACGAGTCTCGCCCACTGTCCCCCGAGACCCTAGCCCGGTACAAGGGCAAGTCCGACTTCTACGCAGTTGACCCATACACTGCGACCTTCGTCTTCCCACCCGACGGCGGCATCGACGCCTGCGCCAAAGACCCGAACCACAGCCTCTGGCCAAACTGCGTGAACACCACCTCGATCAGCGAGAACAACTGGGAAATCGGCTTTTACTCCAACGACTACCCCTACCTGACCCCGAAGTACTTCCGCGCATTCATGAACTACATCTGGGAGACGTACCAGCCCAAGGCGATCGTGGTGTCCGAGTTCGGCTTCCCCGTCTACGCCGAGTCCACGGCGCCGCTGGCCTCGCAGCTGAACGATCTGCCGCGCTCGCTGTACTACGACGCCTTCCTGACGGAGATCCTGAATTGTATCCACGAGGATGGTATCAATATCATCGGCGCCATTGGTTGGAGTATGCTTGACAACTGGGAGTTTGGCTCGTATGACCAGCACTTCGGTATGCAGGTTGTTGACCGCAGCACTCTCAAGCGCTACTACAAGCGCTCTTTCTTTGATTTTATTGATTTCTTCCATTCGCATGGCCTGTAA
- a CDS encoding uncharacterized protein (ID:PFLUO_001137-T1.cds;~source:funannotate) has protein sequence MADSADSAAWPLADATLAQEIFDLLQQATHYRQVKKGANEATKSLNHGTAEIVILASDATPLAILMHLPLLAEDKNVPYVFVPGKIAMGRASGVSRPIIAASISSNEASDLAPQIRRLREKVERLAI, from the exons ATGGCCGACTCTGCTGATTCCGCTG CCTGGCCGCTGGCCGATGCCACCCTGGCACAGGAGATCTTCGACCTATTGCAGCAGGCGACCCACTACCGCCAGGTGAAAAAGGGCGCAAACGAAG CCACGAAGTCTCTAAACCACGGCACGGCCGAGATTGTCATTCTCGCCAGCGACGCGACACCGCTGGCGATTCTGATGCATCTCCCGCTCCTTGCGGAGGACAAGAACGTCCCCTATGTGTTCGTGCCTGGAAAAATCGCAATGGGTCGCGCCAGCGGTGTGAGCCGGCCTATTATCGCGGCCAGTATCTCTTCCAACGAGGCGAGTGACCTGGCTCCGCAGATTAGGCGGCTTAGGGAGAAGGTGGAGCGACTTGCCATCTAG